TGGCGGCGGGGCTCGACGGCGTCGAGCGGAAAATCGCGCCCGGCGAACCGATCGACAAGGACATTCAGCGGCTTTCCGGGCGCGAGGCCGGGCGCCTGCGCGTGCAGCCGCTGCCGGCGAATTTGGGTGAGGCGGTCGAGTCGTTTCGAAAGGATCGGTATCTCTTCGGCGTGATGGGCGAGGTGATCTCGCGAACGATCATCCGGGCACGGTCCGAGGAATGGGAATCGTATATCCGGCAGGTGCATCCCTGGGAGCTCGACCATTATTTGGTCAACACGTGAAGGGTCAGGCGAGGATCCGATGAAGAAGATCGAAGCCATCATCAAACCGTTCAAGCTCGACGACGTGGTCGACGCGCTCCAGCGGGCCGACACCTTCGGGCTGACGGTCACGGAGGTGCGCGGATCGGGGCGGCAAAAGGGCCACAGCCCCCTTTATCGAGGGGCGGAGTACGTGGTCGACTTTCTGCCCAAGCTCAAACTGGAAATGGTCGTGCCCGACGACAAGGTGAACCTGATTGTCGAGCTCATCTGCGAAACGGCGCACACCGGCAAGATCGGCGACGGCAAGATCTTCGTCCTGCCCGTCGACGACGCGGTGCGCATCCGCACGCGCGAGCGGGGCGACGACGCGATCTGAAGAAAGTGGACGAACGCGGCGCGGGCCGCGATGCGATACGGCGGCAAGGAACGAACACAAACCCCGAAGGGAGGAGGACGCATGACGCCGAAAGAGGTTCTGGATTACGCGAAGAAGCACAGCGCGGTGATGGTGGATCTGAAGTTCATGGATTTTCCGGGCATGTGGCAGCACTTCACGGTGCCGCTGGAGCAGCTCAAGGAGTCGAGCTTCGAAGAGGGTTTCGGCTTCGACGGCAGCTCGATCCGCGGTTGGCAGCCGATTCACGCCTCCGACATGCTGGTGATTCCGGATTCGGATACGGCGGTGATGGACCCGTTCACCAAGTATCCGACGCTCTCGCTGATCTGCAACATCGTCGACCCGCTCACGCACGAAGATTACTCGCGCGATCCGCGCAACATCGCCCGCAAGGCCGAAGCGTACGTCAAGGCGACCGGTCTCGCCGACACGGCCTTCATCGGTCCCGAGGCCGAATTCTTCATCTTCGATGACGTCCGTTACGATCAGACGATGAACAGCGGCTACTACTACCTCGACTCGATCGAGGGCACGTGGAACACGGGCCGCGTCGAGAATCCGAACCTGGGCTACAAGCCGCGCCTCAAGGAAGGTTACTTCCCGGTCGCGCCGAGCGACAAATTCGTCGACCTGCGTTCCGAGATGGCGCTCGAGCTCATCAAGCTCGGCATCGAAATCGAGGCGCAGCATCACGAAGTCGCGACGGCGGGCCAGGCCGAAATCGACATGCGCTTCGCGCCGCTCGTCCGCATGGCGGACCAGCTCATGTGGTTCAAGTACGTGCTCAAAAACGTCGCGCATCGCCACGGCCGCACCGTGACCTTCATGCCCAAGCCCCTCTTCGGCGACAACGGCTCGGGCATGCACACGCACATCAGCCTGTGGAAGGGCGGCAAGCCCCTGTTCGCCGGTGACCGCTACGGCGGCCTGTCCGAGATGGCGATGTTCTTCATGGGCGGCATCATCAAGCACGCCCAGGCCCTGTGCGCGTTCACGAACCCAACGACGAACAGCTACCGTCGTCTGGTGCCGGGTTACGAGGCGCCCATGAACATCGCGTACAGCAGCCGCAACCGCTCGGCCGCCCTGCGTATCCCGATGTACAGCGATTCGCCCAAGTCCAAGCGCATGGAGTGCCGTTTCCCCGATCCGTCGTGCAACGGTTACCTCGCGTTTTCGGCGCTGCTCATGGCGGGCCTCGACGGCGTGAAGAACCGCATCGATCCCGGCCAGCCGCTCGACCGCGACATCTACGGTCTTTCGCCCGAGGAACTCGCCGATGTGCCGAAGACCCCGGCCGATCTCGCCGCGGCGCTGGACTGCCTGAAAGCCGACCACGAGTTCCTGCTCGCGGGCGACGTGTTCACGCCGGACGTCATCGACACGTGGATCGAGTACAAGATGGAGAAGGAAGTGGACCAGATCCGTCTGCGTCCCACGCCGTACGAGTTCATGCTCTACTTCGACATCTAGACCGGTTCGCCACGAATCCGGTCTCGAGTTCGGCCGGGGACCCTGTCGCGGAGGCTATCCACGGCCGGTCCCCGGTCGATCAATTTTTCACCTTCGGTGAATTGATGATGTGTGATCTTGTCGTGCGGCGCGTCGCGGATGGTCATGGTGTGGTCGCGCGCGTCCGATTCATGAATCAATCGGGGTTGGAAAATCCCTCGCCGAAACCTGCGGCTACATATGAAACAAGGGATGTGAATCGGTGCGCGATCGTCGGACATGGGTGCTGCTGGCGCTGGTTTGGACCGCCACACTGGGCGTTTCGATTTACTTTCACGCGTTTCGGCAGTCGTCTTGGTCGATGGAGCCCGTTTGGGGCTGGATCACGCATGCGCTGATCTGGTCCGCCGGGATGGGTCTGCTTGGATTCCTTTGGGTCGTGGACGGCAAGCTCAACCGAGTCCGCGATCTGGTGAGGGAAACCGGCGAAAGACGTGCCGACATCGGGATCTCGGAATCGGAGATCGCACTTCGCGAGACCGAAGCGCGTTATCGGTTCCTCGCGGAAAACTCGAACGACATCGTCTGGATGACGCGCCTCGACGGGGTGGGGGTCTATCACAGCCCGTCCGTCGAGCGCGTGCTGGGGTTCACGCCCGACGAAGCGAATCGCCGAACGACCGAGGAGGCGCTGACTCCGGCCTCGCTCGAGACGGTGGTGCGTCTCTTCGCGGAGGAAGCTGCCCGACCCAAAGAGGAGCGGCACCGCGAAATCACCATGGAGATCGAACTCTATCGAAAGGACGGCTCGACCGTCTGGGTGGAGTCGTCGATTCGGGACATGCGCGATGCGAAGGGGAACGTCCTGGGATTTCAGGGGCGCTCGCGCGACATCACGGACCGACGAGTCGCGCAGGAAAACCTGAAGCGCAAGACGGACGTGCTCACGGCGCTCAGTCGATATTCGGCGGAACTGGCCGCCGCTCCGTATTGGTCGGACATCTTCGAGGTCGTCACGCGCCGGATTACGGAGATCTTCCGCGTGAGCGCAACGGCGGTCTCGACCTACGACCCGTCAACGCGCTCGCTCGTGATTCGGAAGACCGCCCTCGGAGACGACATTCGACGGGGAATCACGGAGGCGCTCGGACGTCCCGCCGAAGGCATGCACTTCCCCGTGAGCGAAGCGCTCTACGATCAAATGTCGGCCGAGGCCATCGCCGACGCAAAGACGCTCGCGGAGGTCACGTTCGGCGGGATCGCCGATCAGATCGCGCGGGATGTCCAGCAACACCTCGGAGTGGACTGGATGGTCAGCGTGGCGCTACGCACCGAGGACGACGTGATCGGGACCCTGCTCCTGGGGGCTCGTTCCGACATCCCGAGGCCCTCGGACGACGAATTGCATGCGTTCGGCGGCATCACGGCGAACGCGCTTGCCCGGTGGCTCACCGAGCAGCGGTCCGCGACCAACGAAGAACGGATTGCGAGCCTGTTTCGCGCCGCGCCGATCGGAATCGGCGCGTGCGTCGGGCGCGTCATCACCGAGGTCAACGACCGCCTTTGCGATCTGGTGGGACGCGAGGCGGCGGATCTCATCGGCCGGCCGGAAAGCATCCTTTACGTCGATGACGAGGAATACGCCCGCATTCTGAATGAGGCTGAATCGTCGATCCGGGACGGCGGAATCGCGCACGTGGAAACTTGGTTTGCGCGCGGCGACGGCGCGGTGGTTCCGGTGTCGTATCGGCGCACCCCGCTCTCGCCCGGCAATCCGGCGCAGGGTCAGTTGTTCACGGCGCAGGACATCACGAGGCGCCTGCGCAACGAGGCGGAACTGCGCGAACAGAAGAACTTCTTCGAACAGATGTTCCTTCAGTCCTCGATCAGCACGCAGATCCTCGATCGCGACGGCTGGTGCGAGCGCGTGAATCCGCAGCTCAGCAGGATCTTCGGCGTGAAGCCGGAGCATATCGAGGGCCGTGCGTACAACATTTTTCAGGACCGGGAGATCCACAACACGGGTGTCATCCGGCACCTGGAACGCGTCTTCCACCACGGTGAAACGGCCGAATGGGAGGTGCTCTTCGACCTCGGCGTAGCGGCCGAGTCCCAGAACATCGAGATCGAGGAGAAGCGTCAGGTCTGGTACCAGAACTGGGCGTTTCCCATCTTCGACGCGGACGGAAAGCTTGCCCACGTCATCATCCAGCATACGGACGTCAGCGACCGAAAGCGCGCCGAGGCCGACAACACGCGGCTCCAAACGCAGCTTCGTCAGGCCATGAAGATGGAGGCGATCGGTCGACTCGCCGGCGGCGTCGCGCACGACTTCAACAATCTCCTGACCGCCATCACGGGCAACGTGTCGCTCGCACTCGACGACCTGCGTCCCGAGGACCCGCTGACCGAGCCGCTGCAGGAGGTGCGTCAGGCCGCCGCGAGCGCCGCCGACCTGACGCGCCAGCTTCTGGCGTTTTCGCGAAAGCAGATCATCGAGCCGCGGCTGGTCCAGTTGAACGACCTGATTGGGAATCTGAAGAAAATGATGGGGCGCCTGCTGGGCGAGGACATCGCGCTCACAACCCGGCTTGCGGAAGATCTCGAACTCGTGAGAATCGACCCCGGTCAATTCGAGCAGGTCGTCGTGAATCTGGCCGTCAACGCCCGCGACGCGATGCCCAGGGGCGGCGCGCTGGTGATCGAGACGTCGAGCGTCGTATTGGGCGAGGAGCAGGTCGGCTTCCATCCGCAGGTGAAGCCTGGCGAATACGTGCTGCTCGCCGTCAGCGATACCGGATGCGGGATGACCGCCGAGGTCAAGGAGCATCTGTTCGAGCCGTTTTTCACGACGAAACCCGCGGGACGCGGGACAGGGCTCGGCCTCGCCACGACGTACGGCGTCGTTACGCAGGCCGGCGGCGACATTCGCGTGTATTCCGAACCGGGGCGGGGAACGACGTTTCGCATCTATCTGCCGATCGCCGAAGGGAGCATGCAATCCATGGCATCCGACACGACGAAGCACGAACTGCCGACGGGAACCGAAACGCTGCTCCTGGTCGAGGACGAGGACGGAGTGCGTCGGCTCGCGGCGCGGGTTCTGTCGCGTCTCGGGTACAGGGTGCTCGACGCGCGTGATGGGCGATCTGCTCTCGAGATCCTGTCCGAGACGACGACGCCCATCGATCTGCTCGTGACCGATGTTGTGATGCCGGGCATGAACGGACGCGAACTTGCGGAAAAAGTCCTTTCCGAGCGTCCCACCACGAAGGTCTTGTTCACTTCGGGCTACACCGAGGATGTCGTGTTGCTGCACGGCGTCGTCGATCGCGACTTTCATTTCATCGCGAAGCCGTACACCCCGCAGAGCCTGTCCGCCAAGGTCCGCTCGGTGCTCGATCGCGATTGATTGCGCGTTTGTCGCGCGCCCGAGCCTCGCCGCGCCTCGAAGTTGTGCTAGTATCCGTGGCCATGAGTCGCACGCGCTCGCATCCCTGTCCCCGTTGCGGAGCACCCTGCGAACCCGATCGCGCGATCTGCGATCGGTGCGGCGCGACGTTTGTCGTGGAGGGCTCGCGAATCGTGCAGACGGGACAGGTCTGCTTCGCGTGCGGCGCGCAGACGGACGACGCGACCGATCGTTGCGCGTCGTGCGGCGCGGCGTTTCTCGCGGAATGCGCCGCCTGCGGCGCGACCGTCGAGCCCACCGTGCGCATGTGCCCGACCTGCGGCGCGGATCGGCACGCGGCGGGAGACGGAAGTTCCGACGAGGAAACGCAGCCCATCCCTCCCATGACTCCGGGTTCCTATCCTCTGTTTCGCGCGTCGTTTCCGCTGGTCATCGCCGCCGTGTTCATGGTCGGGGCGCTCGCGCACCTCTATACGACAGGGCGCGTGGACACGACCTATGTGATTGTCGCCGCGGGTCTCTTCGTCTGCCTGCTCGCGCTCTTTCTCGGGTCCTTCGCGAGGCGCCGGCGAGAGGGCACGGTCCTGTCCGATCCCGCGACGCGAAAGCCGCCGAAGGGTCAGGTGGAGATCTATCGGACGCTCAATCTCGGCCGCGCGGAGCATCTGCTCTCGCTTCTGCAGTCGGAGGACATTCCGGCCACGATCGCGAACCGGCACTCGGCGACGCTGGAGCCGATGAGTCTGCTCACCGGAGTCCGCGTGATGGTGTCGGCGGCGCACGAGGTCGAGGCGCGGGAGATCATGACGGCATTTTCATTCAAGGAATCCGAGGAATGACGAAGCGAAATTGGGTTTGGGCGGCGTGTTTTGTGTTGGCGTGCGCGGCGATTGGATGCGCCCCGAAAGTGGACGAATCCTGCAATCAGGCCCTCGCGGCGTTTTACGAGGACCTCAAACTCGTGGACGATCCCCTGTACAAGGGCGCCGCGCTCAAGGAAGACGAGGAACCGCAGCGCGCGAAGGATTATTTCGACGCGCATGAACGGTTGCGCAATGCCTTCGACGATCCCAAGGCCAAGGCGGCGGTGCTGGCCGCGTTTCTCTCGCTCGAACCGACGT
This DNA window, taken from Deltaproteobacteria bacterium, encodes the following:
- a CDS encoding P-II family nitrogen regulator, with product MKKIEAIIKPFKLDDVVDALQRADTFGLTVTEVRGSGRQKGHSPLYRGAEYVVDFLPKLKLEMVVPDDKVNLIVELICETAHTGKIGDGKIFVLPVDDAVRIRTRERGDDAI
- the glnA gene encoding type I glutamate--ammonia ligase, coding for MTPKEVLDYAKKHSAVMVDLKFMDFPGMWQHFTVPLEQLKESSFEEGFGFDGSSIRGWQPIHASDMLVIPDSDTAVMDPFTKYPTLSLICNIVDPLTHEDYSRDPRNIARKAEAYVKATGLADTAFIGPEAEFFIFDDVRYDQTMNSGYYYLDSIEGTWNTGRVENPNLGYKPRLKEGYFPVAPSDKFVDLRSEMALELIKLGIEIEAQHHEVATAGQAEIDMRFAPLVRMADQLMWFKYVLKNVAHRHGRTVTFMPKPLFGDNGSGMHTHISLWKGGKPLFAGDRYGGLSEMAMFFMGGIIKHAQALCAFTNPTTNSYRRLVPGYEAPMNIAYSSRNRSAALRIPMYSDSPKSKRMECRFPDPSCNGYLAFSALLMAGLDGVKNRIDPGQPLDRDIYGLSPEELADVPKTPADLAAALDCLKADHEFLLAGDVFTPDVIDTWIEYKMEKEVDQIRLRPTPYEFMLYFDI
- a CDS encoding PAS domain S-box protein; translation: MRDRRTWVLLALVWTATLGVSIYFHAFRQSSWSMEPVWGWITHALIWSAGMGLLGFLWVVDGKLNRVRDLVRETGERRADIGISESEIALRETEARYRFLAENSNDIVWMTRLDGVGVYHSPSVERVLGFTPDEANRRTTEEALTPASLETVVRLFAEEAARPKEERHREITMEIELYRKDGSTVWVESSIRDMRDAKGNVLGFQGRSRDITDRRVAQENLKRKTDVLTALSRYSAELAAAPYWSDIFEVVTRRITEIFRVSATAVSTYDPSTRSLVIRKTALGDDIRRGITEALGRPAEGMHFPVSEALYDQMSAEAIADAKTLAEVTFGGIADQIARDVQQHLGVDWMVSVALRTEDDVIGTLLLGARSDIPRPSDDELHAFGGITANALARWLTEQRSATNEERIASLFRAAPIGIGACVGRVITEVNDRLCDLVGREAADLIGRPESILYVDDEEYARILNEAESSIRDGGIAHVETWFARGDGAVVPVSYRRTPLSPGNPAQGQLFTAQDITRRLRNEAELREQKNFFEQMFLQSSISTQILDRDGWCERVNPQLSRIFGVKPEHIEGRAYNIFQDREIHNTGVIRHLERVFHHGETAEWEVLFDLGVAAESQNIEIEEKRQVWYQNWAFPIFDADGKLAHVIIQHTDVSDRKRAEADNTRLQTQLRQAMKMEAIGRLAGGVAHDFNNLLTAITGNVSLALDDLRPEDPLTEPLQEVRQAAASAADLTRQLLAFSRKQIIEPRLVQLNDLIGNLKKMMGRLLGEDIALTTRLAEDLELVRIDPGQFEQVVVNLAVNARDAMPRGGALVIETSSVVLGEEQVGFHPQVKPGEYVLLAVSDTGCGMTAEVKEHLFEPFFTTKPAGRGTGLGLATTYGVVTQAGGDIRVYSEPGRGTTFRIYLPIAEGSMQSMASDTTKHELPTGTETLLLVEDEDGVRRLAARVLSRLGYRVLDARDGRSALEILSETTTPIDLLVTDVVMPGMNGRELAEKVLSERPTTKVLFTSGYTEDVVLLHGVVDRDFHFIAKPYTPQSLSAKVRSVLDRD
- a CDS encoding DUF2007 domain-containing protein, giving the protein MEGSRIVQTGQVCFACGAQTDDATDRCASCGAAFLAECAACGATVEPTVRMCPTCGADRHAAGDGSSDEETQPIPPMTPGSYPLFRASFPLVIAAVFMVGALAHLYTTGRVDTTYVIVAAGLFVCLLALFLGSFARRRREGTVLSDPATRKPPKGQVEIYRTLNLGRAEHLLSLLQSEDIPATIANRHSATLEPMSLLTGVRVMVSAAHEVEAREIMTAFSFKESEE